From the Streptomyces nigrescens genome, one window contains:
- a CDS encoding ADP-ribosylglycohydrolase family protein, which yields MSAAHPPPADPAGPGAGEAVRDRARGALLGLAVGDALGAPAENMKPSQIRRRWGRIEGYVEDDPAGTDDTEYAIFSGLLLAAHGSALTVAHVEAAWHRWIADRDEGPFRGAGFSERGTLENLRRGLAAPISAQHRHAWSDGLAMRAAPFGVFAAGRPAEAARLVAIDGTVSHDGEGIYGGRAVAAGVATAMVAASTDAVIAAALSVVPEDSWTARSLRRAVGAAQRSRHDPGITRLGTERAVRSAVVVGGYPWTDLAPEAVGLAFGAFEAARGDFSASVLTAVNMGRDADTTAAVAGALAGALCGAAAIPGAWAAAIGPARGSCLPSMAGYHVLDIAELLTSQGTDPGARATTGPAAGTGVEAVVGAG from the coding sequence ATGAGCGCAGCGCACCCTCCGCCCGCGGATCCGGCCGGGCCCGGCGCGGGCGAGGCCGTCCGCGACCGGGCCCGGGGCGCGCTGCTCGGGCTCGCCGTCGGTGATGCGCTCGGAGCCCCCGCGGAGAACATGAAGCCCTCGCAGATCCGCCGCCGCTGGGGCCGGATCGAGGGCTATGTCGAGGACGACCCGGCCGGCACCGACGACACCGAGTACGCCATCTTCTCGGGGCTGCTGCTCGCCGCGCACGGCTCGGCGCTGACCGTCGCCCATGTCGAGGCCGCCTGGCACCGGTGGATCGCCGACCGTGACGAGGGGCCGTTCCGCGGTGCGGGCTTCAGTGAGCGCGGCACCCTGGAGAACCTGCGCCGGGGCCTGGCCGCGCCCATCTCCGCCCAGCACCGGCACGCCTGGAGCGACGGGCTGGCGATGCGCGCCGCGCCGTTCGGGGTCTTCGCCGCCGGACGGCCCGCCGAGGCCGCCCGGCTCGTCGCCATCGACGGCACCGTCAGCCACGACGGCGAGGGCATCTACGGCGGCCGGGCGGTGGCCGCCGGGGTCGCCACCGCCATGGTCGCCGCCTCCACCGACGCGGTGATCGCCGCCGCGCTGTCCGTCGTGCCGGAGGACTCCTGGACCGCCCGCTCTCTGCGCCGGGCGGTCGGTGCCGCTCAGCGCTCCCGGCACGACCCGGGCATCACCCGGCTCGGCACCGAGCGCGCGGTGCGCTCCGCCGTCGTGGTCGGCGGCTACCCCTGGACGGACCTGGCGCCGGAGGCCGTCGGCCTGGCCTTCGGCGCGTTCGAGGCGGCCCGCGGTGACTTCTCCGCCTCGGTGCTGACCGCGGTCAACATGGGGCGCGACGCCGACACCACGGCGGCCGTCGCCGGGGCGCTGGCCGGTGCGCTGTGCGGCGCCGCCGCGATCCCCGGGGCCTGGGCCGCCGCCATCGGCCCGGCGCGCGGCAGCTGTCTGCCGTCGATGGCGGGCTATCACGTCCTGGACATCGCGGAGCTGCTGACCTCGCAGGGGACGGACCCGGGGGCCCGTGCCACGACGGGGCCCGCGGCCGGGACGGGCGTCGAGGCCGTGGTGGGGGCCGGATGA
- a CDS encoding VIT1/CCC1 transporter family protein: MEIMDAAAPTHVAHRDNHTHRDVNGGWLRPAVFGAMDGLVSNVALMTGAAGGALSQQAIIITGLAGLAAGAFSMAAGEYTSVASQRELVQAELDVERAELRKHPKDELEELAALYASRGVEPALARQVAAQLSKDPEQALEIHAREELGIDPSDLPSPAVAAISSFGSFALGALMPLLPYLLGASAIWPAVLFALVGLFACGAVVARVTARSWWFSGLRQLALGGAAAGVTYALGALFGTVVG; encoded by the coding sequence ATGGAGATCATGGATGCCGCGGCGCCGACGCATGTGGCCCACCGCGACAACCACACCCACCGCGATGTGAACGGTGGCTGGCTGCGCCCCGCCGTCTTCGGCGCGATGGACGGGCTGGTCTCGAACGTCGCCCTGATGACGGGCGCCGCCGGCGGCGCGCTGTCGCAGCAGGCGATCATCATCACCGGCCTCGCGGGCCTGGCGGCCGGCGCCTTCTCGATGGCGGCGGGGGAGTACACCTCGGTCGCCTCGCAGCGTGAGCTGGTGCAGGCCGAGCTGGATGTCGAGCGGGCCGAGCTGCGCAAGCACCCGAAGGACGAGCTGGAGGAGCTGGCGGCCCTCTACGCCTCGCGCGGGGTCGAGCCGGCGCTCGCCCGGCAGGTCGCCGCACAGCTCTCCAAGGACCCGGAGCAGGCCCTGGAGATCCATGCCAGGGAGGAATTGGGCATCGACCCGTCCGACCTTCCTTCGCCCGCCGTGGCGGCGATTTCCTCCTTCGGATCGTTTGCGCTGGGCGCGCTGATGCCTCTTCTTCCTTACCTTTTGGGGGCTTCCGCGATCTGGCCCGCGGTGCTGTTCGCCCTGGTCGGACTGTTCGCCTGTGGGGCGGTCGTGGCGCGTGTGACGGCGCGTTCCTGGTGGTTCAGCGGGCTGCGGCAACTCGCCCTGGGTGGCGCCGCCGCGGGTGTGACGTACGCCCTGGGCGCACTGTTCGGAACCGTCGTAGGCTGA
- the gltB gene encoding glutamate synthase large subunit, whose amino-acid sequence MRFASTHSATTSSSDAAAWSPMDGRPAQQGMYDPRNEHDACGVGFVATLTGEASHALVEQALTVLTNLEHRGATGSEPDSGDGAGILLQVPDAFLRENVTFELPEAGAYAVGIAFLPSDAQEAADAVSRIETMAGEEGLDVIGWRVVPVAPQLLGNGARATMPAFSQIFVGDGKNTGLALDRKAFALRKRAEREAGVYFPSLSARTIVYKGMLTTGQLEPFFPDLSDRRFATAIALVHSRFSTNTFPSWPLAHPYRFVAHNGEINTVKGNRNWMRARESQLASKLFGSEDLERIFPVCTPDASDSASFDEVLELLHLGGRSLPHSVLMMVPEAWENSPSMDPARRAFYQYHSTMMEPWDGPACVTFTDGTQVGAVLDRNGLRPGRYWVTDDGLVVLSSEVGVLDIDPAKVVRKGRLQPGRMFLVDTAEHRIIEDDEIKAQLAGEQPYQEWLDSGLIELADLPEREHIVHTHASVTRRQQTFGYTEEELRVILAPMAKAGAEPIGSMGTDSPIAALSERPRLLFDYFTQLFAQVTNPPLDAIREELVTSLISSLGPQGNLLEPTPSSCRSVTLPFPVIDNDELAKLVHINADGDMPGMKAVTLSGLYRVSGGGESLAARIEEICAEADAAIDDGARLIVLSDRHSDAEHAPIPSLLLTAAVHHHLIGTKERTQVGLLVEAGDVREVHHVALLIGFGAAAVNPYLAMESVEDLVRAGTFLPGIEAEAAIKNLIKALGKGVLKVMSKMGISTVASYRGAQVFEAVGLDEAFVEKYFHGTATKIGGAGLDIIAKEVAARHAKAYPASGIAATHRALDIGGEYQWRREGEPHLFDPDTVFRLQHSTRSRRYDIFKQYTDRVNEQSERLMTLRGLFSFAADRPSIPIEEVEPASEIVKRFSTGAMSYGSISQEAHETLAIAMNQLGGKSNTGEGGEDPERLYDPARRSSIKQVASGRFGVTSEYLVNSDDIQIKMAQGAKPGEGGQLPGHKVYPWVAKTRHSTPGVGLISPPPHHDIYSIEDLAQLIHDLKNANPQARIHVKLVSEVGVGTVAAGVSKAHADVVLISGHDGGTGASPLTSLKHAGGPWELGLAETQQTLLLNGLRDRIVVQTDGQLKTGRDVVIAALLGAEEYGFATAPLVVSGCVMMRVCHLDTCPVGIATQNPALRERFNGKAEYVVNFFQFIAEEVRELLAELGFRTLDEAIGHAELLNTSRAVDHWKAQGLDLAPLLHVPELAEGAVRHQVIEQDHGLAKALDNELIKLAADALAADTAEAAQPVRAQVAIRNINRTVGTMLGHEVTKKFGGAGLPDDTIDITFTGSAGQSFGAFLPRGITLRLEGDANDYVGKGLSGGRVVVRPDRGADHLAEYSTIAGNTLAYGATGGELFLRGRVGERFCVRNSGATVVSEGVGDHGCEYMTGGNAVVLGETGRNFAAGMSGGFAYVIDLDKANVNKELVDAVNPLDEADKQWLHDVVQRHQEETGSTVAAKLLADWDAAAARFSKVIPPTYQAVLVAKDAAEQAGLSESETHEKMMEAATNG is encoded by the coding sequence ATGCGTTTCGCGTCCACGCACTCCGCGACCACCAGCAGCAGCGACGCCGCCGCCTGGTCGCCCATGGACGGCCGCCCCGCCCAGCAGGGGATGTACGACCCCCGCAATGAGCACGACGCCTGTGGCGTCGGCTTTGTGGCCACCCTCACCGGCGAGGCCAGCCACGCACTGGTCGAGCAGGCGCTCACCGTCCTGACGAATCTGGAGCACCGCGGTGCCACCGGCTCGGAGCCCGACTCGGGCGACGGCGCCGGCATCCTGCTCCAGGTGCCGGACGCGTTCCTTCGCGAGAACGTCACCTTCGAGCTCCCCGAGGCCGGCGCCTACGCCGTCGGTATCGCCTTCCTCCCGTCCGACGCCCAGGAAGCGGCCGACGCCGTCTCGCGCATCGAGACGATGGCCGGTGAAGAGGGCCTGGACGTCATCGGCTGGCGGGTGGTCCCGGTCGCCCCGCAGCTGCTGGGCAACGGCGCGCGCGCCACCATGCCCGCCTTCTCACAGATCTTCGTCGGCGACGGCAAGAACACCGGCCTGGCGCTGGACCGCAAGGCCTTCGCGCTGCGCAAGCGCGCCGAGCGGGAGGCCGGGGTCTACTTCCCCTCGCTGTCCGCCCGGACGATCGTCTACAAGGGCATGCTCACCACCGGACAGCTGGAGCCCTTTTTCCCGGACCTGTCCGACCGCCGCTTCGCCACCGCCATCGCGCTGGTGCACTCGCGGTTCTCCACCAACACCTTCCCGAGCTGGCCGCTGGCCCACCCGTACCGCTTCGTCGCGCACAACGGCGAGATCAACACGGTCAAGGGCAACCGCAACTGGATGCGCGCCCGTGAGTCGCAGCTCGCCTCCAAGCTCTTCGGCAGCGAGGACCTGGAGCGGATCTTCCCGGTCTGCACCCCGGACGCCTCCGACTCCGCCTCCTTCGACGAGGTCCTGGAGCTGCTCCACCTCGGCGGCCGCTCGCTGCCGCACTCCGTGCTGATGATGGTCCCCGAGGCGTGGGAGAACTCCCCCTCCATGGACCCGGCCCGGCGGGCCTTCTACCAGTACCACTCCACGATGATGGAGCCCTGGGACGGCCCGGCCTGTGTCACCTTCACCGACGGCACCCAGGTCGGCGCGGTCCTCGACCGCAACGGTCTGCGCCCCGGCCGCTACTGGGTCACCGACGACGGCCTGGTCGTGCTCTCCTCCGAGGTCGGCGTCCTGGACATCGACCCCGCGAAGGTCGTCCGCAAGGGCCGCCTGCAGCCCGGCCGGATGTTCCTCGTCGACACCGCCGAGCACCGCATCATCGAGGACGACGAGATCAAGGCGCAGCTCGCCGGCGAGCAGCCCTACCAGGAGTGGCTGGACTCCGGTCTGATCGAGCTCGCGGACCTGCCCGAGCGTGAGCACATCGTGCACACCCACGCCTCGGTCACCCGCCGCCAGCAGACCTTCGGCTACACCGAGGAAGAGCTGCGCGTCATCCTCGCCCCGATGGCCAAGGCCGGCGCCGAGCCCATCGGCTCGATGGGCACCGACTCGCCGATCGCCGCGCTCTCCGAGCGCCCCCGGCTGCTCTTCGACTACTTCACCCAGCTCTTCGCGCAGGTCACCAACCCGCCGCTGGACGCCATCCGCGAGGAGCTCGTCACCTCGCTGATCTCCTCCCTCGGCCCCCAGGGCAACCTCCTGGAGCCGACCCCGTCCTCCTGCCGCAGCGTGACCCTGCCCTTCCCGGTCATCGACAACGACGAGCTCGCCAAGCTCGTCCACATCAACGCCGACGGCGACATGCCCGGCATGAAGGCCGTGACCCTCTCCGGCCTCTACCGGGTCTCCGGCGGCGGCGAGTCGCTGGCCGCCCGGATCGAGGAGATCTGCGCCGAGGCGGACGCCGCCATCGACGACGGCGCCCGGCTGATCGTGCTCTCCGACCGCCATTCGGACGCCGAGCACGCGCCGATCCCGTCGCTGCTGCTCACCGCCGCGGTCCACCACCACCTCATCGGCACCAAGGAGCGCACCCAGGTCGGTCTGCTCGTCGAGGCCGGCGATGTGCGCGAGGTGCACCATGTCGCGCTGCTCATCGGCTTCGGTGCCGCGGCCGTCAACCCGTACCTGGCCATGGAGTCGGTCGAGGACCTCGTCCGCGCCGGCACCTTCCTGCCCGGCATCGAGGCCGAGGCCGCCATCAAGAACCTCATCAAGGCGCTCGGCAAGGGCGTCCTGAAGGTCATGTCCAAGATGGGCATCTCGACCGTCGCCTCCTACCGCGGCGCGCAGGTCTTCGAGGCCGTCGGCCTGGACGAGGCGTTCGTCGAGAAGTACTTCCACGGCACTGCCACCAAGATCGGCGGCGCCGGTCTGGACATCATCGCCAAGGAGGTCGCAGCGAGGCACGCCAAGGCCTACCCGGCCTCCGGCATCGCCGCCACGCACCGCGCGCTGGACATCGGCGGCGAGTACCAGTGGCGCCGCGAGGGCGAGCCGCACCTCTTCGACCCGGACACCGTCTTCCGGCTCCAGCACTCCACCCGCTCGCGCCGCTACGACATCTTCAAGCAGTACACCGACCGGGTGAACGAGCAGTCCGAGCGGCTGATGACGCTGCGCGGTCTGTTCTCCTTCGCCGCCGACCGCCCCTCGATCCCGATCGAGGAGGTCGAGCCGGCGTCCGAGATCGTCAAGCGCTTCTCCACCGGCGCCATGTCGTACGGCTCCATCTCCCAGGAGGCGCACGAGACCCTCGCCATCGCCATGAACCAGCTGGGCGGCAAGTCCAACACCGGTGAGGGCGGCGAGGACCCCGAGCGTCTCTACGACCCGGCGCGCCGCTCGTCCATCAAGCAGGTCGCCTCCGGCCGCTTCGGTGTGACGTCCGAGTACCTCGTCAACTCCGACGACATCCAGATCAAGATGGCCCAGGGCGCCAAGCCCGGCGAGGGCGGCCAGCTGCCCGGCCACAAGGTCTACCCGTGGGTCGCCAAGACCCGGCACTCCACCCCGGGCGTCGGCCTGATCTCCCCGCCGCCGCACCACGACATCTACTCCATCGAGGACCTGGCTCAGCTGATCCACGACCTCAAGAACGCCAACCCGCAGGCCCGCATCCACGTGAAGCTGGTCTCCGAGGTCGGCGTCGGCACCGTCGCCGCGGGTGTTTCCAAGGCGCACGCGGACGTGGTCCTGATCTCCGGCCACGACGGCGGTACGGGTGCCTCCCCGCTGACCTCGCTCAAGCACGCGGGCGGCCCCTGGGAGCTGGGCCTGGCCGAGACCCAGCAGACGCTGCTGCTCAACGGCCTGCGCGACCGCATCGTGGTGCAGACCGACGGCCAGCTCAAGACCGGCCGCGATGTCGTCATCGCCGCCCTGCTGGGCGCCGAGGAGTACGGCTTCGCGACCGCACCGCTGGTCGTCTCCGGCTGCGTCATGATGCGCGTCTGCCACCTGGACACCTGCCCGGTCGGTATCGCCACCCAGAACCCGGCGCTGCGCGAGCGGTTCAACGGCAAGGCCGAGTACGTCGTCAACTTCTTCCAGTTCATCGCCGAAGAGGTCCGTGAGCTCCTCGCCGAGCTGGGCTTCCGCACCCTCGACGAGGCCATCGGCCACGCCGAGCTGCTGAACACCTCCCGCGCGGTGGACCACTGGAAGGCGCAGGGCCTGGACCTGGCCCCGCTGCTGCACGTCCCCGAGCTGGCCGAGGGCGCCGTGCGCCACCAGGTCATCGAGCAGGACCACGGCCTGGCGAAGGCGCTCGACAACGAGCTGATCAAGCTCGCCGCCGACGCCCTGGCCGCGGACACCGCCGAGGCCGCCCAGCCGGTGCGGGCCCAGGTCGCGATCCGGAACATCAACCGGACCGTCGGCACCATGCTCGGCCACGAGGTCACCAAGAAGTTCGGCGGTGCCGGTCTGCCCGACGACACCATCGACATCACCTTCACCGGCTCCGCCGGCCAGTCCTTCGGCGCGTTCCTGCCGCGCGGCATCACGCTGCGCCTGGAGGGCGACGCCAACGACTACGTCGGCAAGGGCCTGTCGGGCGGCCGGGTCGTCGTCCGCCCGGACCGCGGCGCCGACCACCTCGCCGAGTACTCGACCATCGCGGGCAACACCCTCGCCTACGGCGCCACCGGCGGCGAGCTGTTCCTGCGCGGCCGGGTCGGCGAACGCTTCTGCGTCCGCAACTCCGGTGC